DNA from Aphis gossypii isolate Hap1 chromosome 3, ASM2018417v2, whole genome shotgun sequence:
ttttttaagttctactaatatatcaattatataattttttttttcagaaaataatcgtaaaaattGATATGGGACACATTAATAAACAAAGCTTATCAAGATAACTTAATTTAgcattatcaatttataacttgttttcatatatattttttatacaatatttcttagatgtaagtacattttaattttcagcatttaaaaaaaaatttaaagacccataatttgtgtaatttttattttaatgtccttatataactataaataaatatttgaatacatttttttttatattaagatttgtggtttaatttgaataattaagattaaaatataatatttaattttaattaaacaagtagaaataaaaagtatttaactattactgtttaaaatatttttcttctgaTCAATTTGTAGGCTCTCTATAGCTGAATAAGGTAAAGTCGCACTAACGGTTATTGGTGGCATACCAGGTAACGATATTGGAGTTGTAAGTGGTATTCCTGAGTAAACatctgtaatatatttaaatgataaattataacctctaatataataaaatcataaaaaagatacaaatttgatttttagaattttcgaatatcaaattaaattattgtaataaaaatctgagttcttattgttaaaaattacttggtTGATATTGTAATGGCTGCAAAGGTTGAAATTGATCTGAATAATTTATTcctgaaaatgtataatccattgtttaataattattattagaaatatgttaacataaataagtatattttatttttacaccaaTCTGTATTgagatatttctaaaaattttaaaagagatttaatatttatttttaagaagcaATGTTTTACAtagaaataacttattattatgggCAGTGccgtattttcaataatttcttgGAGgggttttcaaattttaaaaaccccATCTGGGTaacacaaattacaattaagaTACTCCATACCAAAATAACCCAAATATACTGTCTTAGATAGTTATATAGACAGTCTATGTCTATCtacattgttaaattattagaaaacacataataaaatatttatttaacataaagtaacttttttttgttctggTGGTGGGGGTGGTTGAACCCGAGAACCCCCCTCACAAATACGCCACTGATTATAGGTCATATTAGGGCCATATCTGGGGAGAAGGTGAACCGGAGCACTTGCCCTAGTTATCTTAGTAAAGGGGCACCAAATTACCAAATAACAATAGGATAATAGAGGAGGGCTGAATTGAGAGGGcgcttattttatacattgccCCGGGTAATAAATATGCTAGATCATATtactatgaatttaaaatattattcctatAAATGCAAGATATTCtagattgttatattaaatgtttgtaagtgttcaataattattgattttcattattttcttaaaataatttcttttaaatactaGTTTACTGTATTTCAAatactacatatattatacagttaacagttattttttactaccTGGTTGTGGCTGCAGAGGTATTGGTTGTGATTGAGAATCagacatttttgaataattgtttcctgaaaaaaaaaaaaataaacatctctaaataaaatcaattttgttataatgtgatgtattaaaatataaaaatagttaagaatatatatatttatttaagacttGAGATACAAAGTAGTACAGaactgataaattaaaaagtaagaataaaattgaatgagaaacttatttgtataattaatgaataaaaatctaattttacatatttattttcaatacattatgttatattccTTATTTTTCTGTTAAGAACTGACAACAGCAAAGGAACTCTTCATAATGCTTCTTTAAGATttgtactaatattaaataatttatatacatttaagaactaacaatatttattgaaataatgaataaattttttgatGTGATAGACTTCTAATGAGGACAAATATATTTGTGCTgtgatttaatgtatataattatattattattatgttagaaATTATCATTCTTGAAGACAAaacctaaaatttttttttttatttatttgataaattttaattgaactgaactatatagattatatataaaatccaaaatatacttcaaaaaaattctaataagttcttaaataatattaagtaagcagttttaataaattatgaaggcAGTTTAAATTCTTATCAATTTTCAAAGCAAACcagtttaaataaagtatttgcaATTTTTACAGTTCAGTtggattacaaaaattaatagcatgaataattaatattaaatattgtactaaaaattaaatttaccaaGAGGTTGTGCTAAAGGTGACATCTGTGGAAAATTTTTCACAGAAAACATGGGTATAGTACTTGAACTATTTGATTGGCTGACTTGAGTTTGAAACTGTGTAAAGTAATTACTTATGTCTTTAGAACTCTGTACATCAGCTACAGTTGTAGTACCACCAATATCAGTAGGATGAGATTGGGAATAACTAATCTGTGGTGGAAATACATTTGGTGCCTGGTTATTTAATTCTGGAATAGTAGCTGTTTCAGAGAGGCTCACAGGTGTTATGGATGATGGTTCTTGAGATTCAGAAACAGGGGTAGAATCTTGTGGCGTAAATGGTGGTAATTTTGTTACTTGGGGTGTTAATACGTACGGTTTTATTGTTTCAGAGGTAGAAACTAGTTGTGGAGGGCTATACTGAGAATTTAAGACTTGGAATGCGGGAATAGAAGGATTTTGAAATGTAGTTATTTGTGGAGGAAAATATGGTAAAGGCGCAGAATTGCTTGAATAAGGTATTTGTTGATCTGTTGGCGTGGTAGCAGGTATTTCAGATTTTGTACTGTCGAAATATGGTATTGATGTAGTTTCAATGCTTTCATTCAATGGTAGCTCTTCTTTAGATTTTTCCGCttcaatagttaaattattgacaGTTACTGGATTATCAGATATAATAGGTGGTTGTGGTGTCAGAACTGGTGGATTAATTACTTGCGGTACTTGGGCAGCAGATgcctataaaatgaaataaattattttatgaatacaaaCATTACAAACTAAATATTGATCTCatacaaatgtttattaaattttataataataatctattctAATTATGAAACATACTCAGAAGCCTAATTAAACATAGGGCTTGCTTAACTATACTCTATTCGGAATGAGATTGTACCCCGGCAACCGACTTCTGCGCATGGGCGTGGCCTCGTTCCACAGCGCTAGTATACCCGATTATAATTCCAACGGTTGTTTAACTGGGTGGGGACTGAGCGTCTGACCGTCATGGATGAAAACTAGTCACCATCAGGGTACAATCTCATTCCAAATAGAGTATATAAAAAGTTGATTCAAACAGGTATTGTCTGACTGCTGGAAACTGACCATAGCtaaatatgtttcttaatTTGAATAGAACACCCaggttataaatcattttactgctaaaatgattttatatactaataaaaattagtttaccaTCACGTTATTAACAACAGCCGGTTTTATAACAGGTGGCGCCGGAATGTccttattttgatatatttgtcGAACAGGTATTCTATGGAGGTATCCATATCCTATTCCACAGcccaaactttaaaaataaacaattttataattttatatttatttaattaaactaaatgcAAGATAAAATTACCTTCCTTCGCCAGGCCATGCAGTATCTGGTGTAATTGAAACTTCTCTACAAGTATCCAAttcaacattataaacatataattttaatggtcTTCCTTCATGTGCTTCAATTAGCATAAATAAATCTTCACTTTCATGCATTATAGAATCAGATCCAATTATATAATCTGTATGTGACCTTAGACCAGCTTTATCAGCAGGAGAATTTGGATGAACAtcctaaaaattgtataattaaaaattgtacataaacatataattaaaactatttagtattaaataaatatttactaacaaGAATATGCCAGACGTTTTCATTGGCTCCAGCAAAAGAACAAAATCTTATGCTCACACCCAACAAACCTTGACCACCCCAATTACTATTTGGTACAATTTTTACTTCTCTAACTATTTGAGTTTTGCTACTGTATACagctaatataatttcattaccaTCTCCATTCTTTAACATTTCTTTAAGAGTATCATTGTCTTTATccttaaaaaaatgatgacataaaaaatataaacttccactacatcaataaatatatatattatatatatataaattattatgattaaaaacattgtatttataaatttaaaaaaatatatatttaaatttacttaataatatattaagactAAATAAGTTcctattgaataattaaaatttcgaaTAGGTATAGCACAGAGTGGCAATTAGTTGTTCTTCTATTACTTGTTCTCAAATGAGTATCCATATTGAAGATAAaacatgacaaaatatatcatcacagttataaaagtttacaacttatggttttattattaaacaataagaaattgttaacatgcataaaaataaactctaaAATCTCCTAGTAATATAaaccttaatatatataaatataattttcagttatatataattttaaaagctcCATCAATTGAacatataagtacatttttttcaaggttttaactaatacataattctatataattgttaataattagagATCAGAAGTTTTAGggggaaaaaaacaaattatgcaAGAAGAAAATTGAAAGATATACATGAGAAAATATTAGTTCTCAAAgacaaaatatctaatattttcacaaaaataattgtaaaataaatacaattataaaatataattacaggttgaaaataaatgtataggtaatatttaaaataaaccagaAAAATAGTTGTCATTTTAACatcttgttataaattaaataaatagttagaaaaaataatgtcaaatattaaacatatacaaCAACTTtactaactaataaataaacaataaatagattaaaatttcttttagaaaatatgaacTATTGCAcgtgtttgaaaattaattatacatacatttaccctaaaattaatgaaatatacaaaaggtggattatataaatttttaatttttaaactcagtATTATATAGCTTAGATATCTTGTAGAGTCTGCTATAAATTAGGAGCATACAAAACAATACACAACTtactaatgatatatttacttcctacttataatgatttattatgtaaatataataaaatatataaggtgTGTTCAAAAACTATCTGAATTTTtgagaaaagtaaaaaaaacttactaaGAAGTTggaaatcttaattttaaaagcatcTTTGAATTTTCTTTATGGAAATATTTACCTTATTTGAaccatcatattttttatgtatttatataactcaaGCCTGGagctttttaataacaattttagaataattatacttattaaagttCTAGATAATCTAAGTTTTATCTATTACAATGTACAGTATTTAAaagattatgaaaaaatattaaatctaagcCCTAAGATCTTCAGTAATAATTTCCAATCCAATATCAGACATCAAACTACAATTTCCAATccattataagatattaaagaTTGAATACACTTTGaacatactttatatatatataatattataaattaatttaaatattgtctaaTAATGAATAAGTCATTATTcctttatgttattattattttaaattatcaataaaaagttataagcaaatttcaaaaactcaaagttcaaattacttattatgcaTAAAGCAAACAAGTTCCTATTTTCaatcattgaaattattattattatattatcttaacatttatataagtattaagtatacaattaatataacttacaagtcgtgtattattaatagccAATATAAAGTCAAAAAAAGCTTCTAAACCTGCTGCTTGGCCTGGTGAATTGTCTTGAacctaaatagtaataattaaaaagaaatatttttaacatacttcTG
Protein-coding regions in this window:
- the LOC114123827 gene encoding Golgi reassembly-stacking protein 2 gives rise to the protein MGSANSTPIPGGGTEGYHVLKVQDNSPGQAAGLEAFFDFILAINNTRLDKDNDTLKEMLKNGDGNEIILAVYSSKTQIVREVKIVPNSNWGGQGLLGVSIRFCSFAGANENVWHILDVHPNSPADKAGLRSHTDYIIGSDSIMHESEDLFMLIEAHEGRPLKLYVYNVELDTCREVSITPDTAWPGEGSLGCGIGYGYLHRIPVRQIYQNKDIPAPPVIKPAVVNNVMASAAQVPQVINPPVLTPQPPIISDNPVTVNNLTIEAEKSKEELPLNESIETTSIPYFDSTKSEIPATTPTDQQIPYSSNSAPLPYFPPQITTFQNPSIPAFQVLNSQYSPPQLVSTSETIKPYVLTPQVTKLPPFTPQDSTPVSESQEPSSITPVSLSETATIPELNNQAPNVFPPQISYSQSHPTDIGGTTTVADVQSSKDISNYFTQFQTQVSQSNSSSTIPMFSVKNFPQMSPLAQPLGNNYSKMSDSQSQPIPLQPQPGINYSDQFQPLQPLQYQPNVYSGIPLTTPISLPGMPPITVSATLPYSAIESLQIDQKKNILNSNS